TGGATTAGATATTGAAAAGACCAAAGATTTAGCAAAGGATCTAAATAATTTGTTAGCGAATTTTCAAATATATTATCAAAATTTGCGCGGGATACATTGGAACATCAAAGGGAAGCGATTTTTTGATTTGCACGTGAAGTTTGAAGAATTATACACTGATGCGAATATGAAAGTAGATTTAATTGCGGAACGCATATTAACATTGGGGGAAACGCCGCTTCATACCTTTAAGGATTATATTGAAAACGCACAAGTGCCAGTTGGAAAAAACATATCGCAAGATGAAAAGGCGGTAACTCTTATAGTTGATTCTTTGACGGAATTATTGAAAATTGAGCGTGCCATTTTAGATAAATCGAATGATGCTAACGATGAAGGAACAAACTCTATGATGAGTGATTTTATAACGGAACAGGAAAAAACCATTTGGATGATGAAAGCTTGGTTAAGCGAAACGGTATAAAAAAAGTTATGAGTTATGAGTTAAAGAGTTTGTTCTTTAGTTACATAACTCTGAACTCATAACTCATAACTCATAACTCTGAACTTTTTTAAAGAAGCCCTCTTGCTTTTATTTCTAAATATTTGTTGATGGTATTGATGGTTAAATGTTCTGGTGCCGTTAATATACTTTGGATACCATGTTTTTGGAGTTCGTTTACAATTATTTTTTTCTCGTAAATAAACTTTTCAGCAATGGTTTTTTCAAATATTTCAAAAGTATTTGTCGTACTCTTTTGGGTGAGTTTTTGCAACTCGGTGTTTTCAAAAAATATGACTACCAATAAATGACTTTTAGCAATGGCTTTTAAATAGGGCAGTTGCCTATACAGAGCATCTAAGGTTTCAAAATTGGTGTATAATAACAGTAAACTTCGCTGATTCAAATTCCGTTTTACATCAATATATAGCCTTGAAAAATCCGATTCCACAAAATCGGTATTTAAATTATACAGCATCTCGAGAATGGTATTCATTTGCGATGGTCTGCGTTCGGCAACTACGCGATTTTCAACTTTTCTGGAAAACGAAAAAATGCCTGCTTTATCCTGTTTTTTTAAAGCCACATTGCTAATAACCAGAGATGCGTTAATGGCATAATCTAACAAACTCAAGCCTTCAAAAGGCATTTTCATCACCCTGCCTTTATCAATTACACTGTAAACAGGTTGTGAGCGTTCGTCTTGGTACTGGTTCACCATCAACATGTTGCTTTTTGCGGTGGCTTTCCAGTTAATGTTTCTTAAATCGTCACCTTGCACATAGTCTTTGATTTGCTCAAATTCCATGGTATGGCCAATGCGACGTATCTTTTTCAAACCGTATTCAAAAATCTTGTTCGAAAAAGCCAAAAGCATGTATTTTTTTAATTGTAAAAACGATGGGTAATTAGGAACCATGGCATCTTTACCAAATTGAAAACGTCTTGAAATTAAACTAATTGGGCTGCAAGCGTACAGGTTTAAATTACCGAAATAGTACTCACCACGCTCTAAAGGACGTAAGGTGTAGGTTATTTTTTTATGGGTTTGTTTTGCTAATTTGGTGTCAATCTCAAAGTCGCGCTTTTGGTATTGAAATGGCAATTCATCAATAAGTTTTATGCTACATGTAAAATTGTAGTTGTTTTTTAATGTA
This genomic window from Mariniflexile sp. TRM1-10 contains:
- a CDS encoding Dps family protein, whose protein sequence is MILNSIGLDIEKTKDLAKDLNNLLANFQIYYQNLRGIHWNIKGKRFFDLHVKFEELYTDANMKVDLIAERILTLGETPLHTFKDYIENAQVPVGKNISQDEKAVTLIVDSLTELLKIERAILDKSNDANDEGTNSMMSDFITEQEKTIWMMKAWLSETV
- a CDS encoding DUF58 domain-containing protein, producing MKQLFKNSYLNARFFTGIGVLVFLFIMSYIFSGLLVIAQMLFFVFVGLLIVDFILLFKQKGISASRLLPEKLSNGDDNPIEITLKNNYNFTCSIKLIDELPFQYQKRDFEIDTKLAKQTHKKITYTLRPLERGEYYFGNLNLYACSPISLISRRFQFGKDAMVPNYPSFLQLKKYMLLAFSNKIFEYGLKKIRRIGHTMEFEQIKDYVQGDDLRNINWKATAKSNMLMVNQYQDERSQPVYSVIDKGRVMKMPFEGLSLLDYAINASLVISNVALKKQDKAGIFSFSRKVENRVVAERRPSQMNTILEMLYNLNTDFVESDFSRLYIDVKRNLNQRSLLLLYTNFETLDALYRQLPYLKAIAKSHLLVVIFFENTELQKLTQKSTTNTFEIFEKTIAEKFIYEKKIIVNELQKHGIQSILTAPEHLTINTINKYLEIKARGLL